From the genome of Streptomyces xanthophaeus:
AGGCCTGCCGTTGGGAGCACGTGATGAGCGAGGCGGTGGAGCGGCGGGTGCTGGAGCTGCTGCGTCACCCGACCGAGTCGCCGTACGGGAACCCGATCCCGGGGCTGGAGGAGCTGGGTGAGAAGGCCGAGGCGGACCCGTTCCTGGAGGACGGCATGGTCAGTCTGTCCGAGCTCGACCCGGGCACCGAGGGCAAGACCGTGGTCGTCCGGCGTATCGGTGAGCCGATCCAGACGGACGCCCAGCTGATGTATACGCTCCGGCGGGCGGGCGTGCAGCCCGGCTCGGTGGTGAGCGTGACGGAGTCGCCGGGTGGTGTGCTGGTCGGCAGTGGCGGTGAGGCTGCAGAGCTGGATGCGGAGGTCGCCTCGCACGTGTTCGTGGCGAAGCGCTGACTCCCGGCGCGCCGGTGTTCGCCTGACGGCGTTCGCGCCGGCGCGGATGTGTCCGGTGGACCGGTCCGTACGAGCTGTGCCCCGGGGGGTCCTGTCCCACGGGTCGTGACCCGTACGGATGACCGGCCCTTGGTGTGGGCGGTCCCGGCGCCTTTCGGCGCCGGGACCGGTCCTCCCCTGGTGACCTGGAGCCCCGAGCTCTCAAGGTCGTCCCCTCGGACCGTCTTCCCCGATCGGCCCGCCTCCCTGTTGAAAGGATCTCCATCGGCAGCGGCGGTCAATCCTTGAGCAAGGTCACTCGAAAGAGCGGTGTTGTGGGCGAGAAACCCGTTTTCGAATACGGGTTCGATAGTCTGGCGGGGAGCGAAGGGGGTGCATCTGCGGTGGTACAGCGCGTCGATGTGACAGGGGCCGAAGGCGTGCGCCTGGCCGCCTGGGAGTTCCGCGAAGCAGAGGCCGGACCCGACACCCGCCCCGGGGTGCTGTTACTGCACGGCCTGATGGGCCGCGCCTTCCACTGGGCGGGCACCGCCCGCTGGCTCCGCGAGCGCCGCCGCGTCGTGGCCCTGGACCAGCGCGGACACGGCCAGAGCGCCCGCCCGCCCGCCGCCCCCGACGGCAGCCCGACCTCCCTGGGCCGCGAGGCCTTCGTGGCCGACGCCGAAGCGGCCGTCGAGCAGCTCGGTCTCGCCCCCGTGACGCTGATCGGCCACTCCATGGGCGCCCTCACCGCCTGGCAGCTCGCGGCCCGCCGCCCGGACCTGGTCGAAGCCGTGGTCATCTGCGACATGCGCGCCTCCGCCCTGGGCGCGGCCTCCCAGCAGGAATGGGAGGACTGGTTCCACCACTGGCCCCTGCCCTTCCCCACCCAGGACGCGGCCCGCCGCTGGTTCGGCGAGGACGACCCCCGGGTGGAACGCCCCGACCCCGGCCGCGGCGCCTTCTTCGCCGAGGTCATGCACGAGGCGTCGGACGGCTGGCGCCCGGTCTTCTCCCGCCGCCAGATGCTGACGGCCCGCGAGACCTGGGTCCACGACGCCCACTGGGAGGAGCTCGCCCAGGTCCGCTGCCCGACCCTGGTGGTCCGGGGCCTCGACGGCGAACTGGGCCGGGCCGAGGCCCAGGAAATGGTCCGCGTCCTCCCGGCCGGCCAGTACGCGGAAATCCCCGACGCGGGCCACTACCTCCACTACGACCAGCCGACGGCCTGGCGCGAGGTCCTGGAACCCTTCCTCGACGGCATCAAGGCCGAAGCCCCCTGACCACCCGAAGACCCCGCCCCGGCGCCGACCGTCCCACCGACAACGGCCCCGGGGCTCTGAGCCGTCGACGGCGATCAGGCCCGTCGCCGTTGCCCGCCGGGCCGTGTCAGCGGTCTGTCAGCGGGCTGTTCGGGGGTTGTCAGGGGGCGGCTTCATGGTGGCGGCGTCACCAGGCAAGCACCGAGAAACGAGGTACCCCCCGATGGACGCCGTCGCCGCCCTGCAGCTCCTGATCGCCGCCGCCTTCCTGAGCATCCCCGTCGTCCGCAGCCGCTACGGCGCCCGCGCCCAGGCCGCCGTCGAGGCCGAGTTGGGGCGGCAGGGGGTGCGCACCACCGCCATGGCCGAGAACGGCATGCGGCTCGACGCCGGCGGGCACGAGACCTGGGCGCCCGTCGGGATCGCGGCGGCCCTGGTCCTGCCCGCCGTGCTCCAGGTCGCCGGGAGCTCGTGGAGCGGGACGGTGTCCTGGGTCGTCCAGCCGCTCGTCATCCTCGTGAACTGCGTGATCCTCTACTCGAACCTGACCGCCGTGCCGTCCGTGACCGCCGCCTTCGCCAAGTCCGGCGACGCCGAACTGCAGCGCATCGACGTCAGGTCCATGCTCCGCGCCGCCGAGGACGGCTTCCCCGACTGGGTGATGCCGTACCTCCAGAACCTCCGGCACGTCGTCGTCTTCGCGGGCTCGATCGCCGTACTCGTCCTGCTCGCCGCCCACTGACGCCGGGCCCACGGGAACGGGCCGGCCTCCGCCCCCGCAAGGGGATTCGGAGGCCGGCCCGTTCCGGCGTGGTCGGTGACCGGTGGTCGGTGAGCGGTGGTCGGTGATCAGCCCTTGCTGACCGCCCACAGGATCTCCGGGAGCTTGCCCGCCACCGTCGGGGCCGCGAGC
Proteins encoded in this window:
- a CDS encoding alpha/beta fold hydrolase yields the protein MVQRVDVTGAEGVRLAAWEFREAEAGPDTRPGVLLLHGLMGRAFHWAGTARWLRERRRVVALDQRGHGQSARPPAAPDGSPTSLGREAFVADAEAAVEQLGLAPVTLIGHSMGALTAWQLAARRPDLVEAVVICDMRASALGAASQQEWEDWFHHWPLPFPTQDAARRWFGEDDPRVERPDPGRGAFFAEVMHEASDGWRPVFSRRQMLTARETWVHDAHWEELAQVRCPTLVVRGLDGELGRAEAQEMVRVLPAGQYAEIPDAGHYLHYDQPTAWREVLEPFLDGIKAEAP
- a CDS encoding metal-dependent transcriptional regulator; its protein translation is MSGLIDTTEMYLRTILELEEEGVVPMRARIAERLDQSGPTVSQTVARMERDGLVAVASDRHLELTEEGRRLATRVMRKHRLAECLLVDVIGLEWEQVHAEACRWEHVMSEAVERRVLELLRHPTESPYGNPIPGLEELGEKAEADPFLEDGMVSLSELDPGTEGKTVVVRRIGEPIQTDAQLMYTLRRAGVQPGSVVSVTESPGGVLVGSGGEAAELDAEVASHVFVAKR